The DNA region ATTCATGCTCTGGTGCTAAAGTCATAAAAGAGACTCCGAAAATGGTGTCGGGTCTTGTAGTAAATACATCTATCTTAGGAAGGTTTTCTCCATCAATAATTGAAAAAGAAACCATAGCCCCTTCACTTCTTCCAATCCAATTGGTTTGGGAATCTTTAAGTGGTTGCGGCCAATCTATCTTATCTAAACCATCCAACAATCGCTGAGCGTAAGCGGAAATACGCATGCTCCATTGTTTCATTTTTTTACGCACAACTGGGTGTCCACCACGTTCTGAAACGCCATTTACAATTTCGTCATTTGCCAAAACTGTTCCCAATGCAGGACACCAATTTACTTCGGTATCCGACAAGTAGGTCAATCGATATTGCAATAAAATTTGTTGCTGTTTTTCTTTAGAAAAATCATTCCATTCACTGGCAGTAAACTGTCCAACATCATCATCTGATTCAGCATTAACGGTAGTATTTCCTTCTTTTTCAAAAGTGGAAACTAAGCTTGAGATATCTTCCGCTTTATCGGTATTTTTGTTATACCATGAGTTGAATAATTGGATGAAGATCCACTGTGTCCATTTATAATAGTTGGGGTCTGAAGTACGGACTTCGCGAGACCAATCGAATGAAAAACCAATCTGATCAAGTTGACGTCTGTATGTTTTAATATTTTCAGCAGTTGTTACCGCGGGATGTTGCCCTGTCTGAATAGCATATTGCTCAGCAGGCAAACCAAAACTATCATACCCTTGTGGATGCATTACGTTAAAGCCTTTGTGCCTTTTATATCGAGCATAAATATCAGAAGCAATATAACCTAATGGGTGCCCAACATGTAAACCCGCACCACTTGGGTACGGAAACATATCTAACACATAAAATTTGGGTTTTTCAGCACCTTTCTCACCAGGATTTGCAGCCTTAAAAGTTTGATTGTCCGCCCAATATTTTTGCCATTTGGCCTCTATTTCATTAAAATGGTAACTCATTCAATATCCTATTTTTCAAGCGGCAAAGTTACGTTTTAACTATTAAAAGAGAAAAAATTTAAAGGTTCAATTGCTCTAGTGATTTTTTCATACTTTTAACAATCAGAAAATCACACCTTATCATGAAGAAAATTATCCTTTTAGTTTCCGCACTTTTTTTATTAATTGCTTGTGAAAAACAAGAAAAAGCTGATGTATTGGTTATTAATGCCAATATTTATACCGTCGATGATTCATTCTCAAAAGCGGAAGCGGTTGCCGTAAAAGAGGGTAAATTTATTGCCGTAGGCACAACTGCTGAATTAAAAAAGAAATATGTTGCCGAAAAAACAATTGATGCCGAAGGGAAAACAATTGTCCCCGGATTAATAGATGCCCATTGTCACTTTTATGGTTTGGGTTTGTCAGAACAAAAGGTAAAACTTGAGGGTACCAAAAGTTATAGTGAAGTTTTAGAACGGTTAGCTTCCTTTCAAAAAGAAAAAAATGTAAGTTATATTACCGGACGCGGTTGGGATCAAAATGATTGGGAAGTAAAAGAATTCCCGACAAAAGAAAGGCTTGACTCTTTATTTCCTGATACTCCAGTTGCCATAAGACGTGTGGACGGTCATGCGTTGTTGGCCAATCAGGCAGCAATTGATTTGGCTGGCGTTACCGTTAACACCCCTTTTTCTGGAGGGGATATTCTCAAAAAAGATGGAAAATTAACAGGAGTTTTTGTCGATAACCCTATGGGATTGATCGGTTCCAAAATTCCTGGGCCTAGTTTACAAGAATCCGTTCAGGCATTAAAAGATGCTGAAAAAATTTGTTTAGCACATGGTCTAACCACTGTCAATGATGCCGGTCTTTCAAAAGGAACAATTGAATTAATAGACAGTTTACAACAAGCTGGCGAACTAAAAATTAAAGTTTACGCAATGGTTTCTGGCTCTAAGCGAAATTTAGATTATTATTTGAACAAAGGCATTTATAAAACAGATAGATTGAATGTACGTTCTTTTAAAGTATATGGCGACGGTGCCTTGGGTTCAAGAGGGGCAGCCATGCGAGAACCATATAGCGATAAACCAGGTCATTTTGGAGCGTTGGTTAATACTATCGAAAACTTAAAAGAAATAGCAGAGCGTATCGCCGATTCAGATTTCCAGATGAATACCCATGCCATTGGTGATTCTGCCAACCATTATTTATTAGAAACGTACAAAGAAGTTTTAAAAGATAAAAAAGACCGCCGTTGGAAAATTGAACACGCTCAAATTATTTCTCCTGAAGATTTTGATTTTTTCAAAAATATCATACCATCAATTCAACCGACACACGCTACATCCGACATGTATTGGGCAAAAGACCGTGTTGGTTCAGAACGTATTAAAGGGGCTTATGCCTATAAAGACTTGTTAAAACAATATGGTAAAGTAGCTTTAGGAACTGATTTTCCCGTTGAACAAGTGAGTCCGATGCTAACTTTCTACGCCGCAGTAGCCAGAAAAGATTTGAACAATTATCCCGAAAATGGTTTTCA from Aureibaculum sp. 2308TA14-22 includes:
- a CDS encoding amidohydrolase encodes the protein MKKIILLVSALFLLIACEKQEKADVLVINANIYTVDDSFSKAEAVAVKEGKFIAVGTTAELKKKYVAEKTIDAEGKTIVPGLIDAHCHFYGLGLSEQKVKLEGTKSYSEVLERLASFQKEKNVSYITGRGWDQNDWEVKEFPTKERLDSLFPDTPVAIRRVDGHALLANQAAIDLAGVTVNTPFSGGDILKKDGKLTGVFVDNPMGLIGSKIPGPSLQESVQALKDAEKICLAHGLTTVNDAGLSKGTIELIDSLQQAGELKIKVYAMVSGSKRNLDYYLNKGIYKTDRLNVRSFKVYGDGALGSRGAAMREPYSDKPGHFGALVNTIENLKEIAERIADSDFQMNTHAIGDSANHYLLETYKEVLKDKKDRRWKIEHAQIISPEDFDFFKNIIPSIQPTHATSDMYWAKDRVGSERIKGAYAYKDLLKQYGKVALGTDFPVEQVSPMLTFYAAVARKDLNNYPENGFQMENALSREETLKGMTIWAAYSNFEENEKGSIEVGKMADFIILNQNIMEIPVKDVPNIKVVETYVNGEKLN